From the Ruania alkalisoli genome, one window contains:
- a CDS encoding ABC transporter permease, whose protein sequence is MPHPQGGGLLLVLKFLARRLVYMVPTLLLISVASFVIIQLPPGDYATSYVARLEAEGQAVDTAQLAALRERFGLGDPIWVQYWKWISGILLHGDFGYSFDYAAPVSGLLADRLPLTVILSISTLLFTWAVALPIGVYSALKQYSPGDYIVTTLGFLGLATPNFLLALIMMWFAFSTFGLSVGKNNLPTFLIAIVVLGTAGTAGLIRILRANLLDELRKPYVVAARAQGMAEGPLLLRYPLRVALNPFISTIGWLLPGIIGGEVIVAQVANLNTIGPLLLGALRSQDMYLAGSIILITAVLTVIGTLLSDLALAWADPRVRLRTVGGAA, encoded by the coding sequence GTGCCGCACCCTCAGGGCGGGGGGCTACTGCTCGTGCTGAAGTTCCTTGCGCGTCGGTTGGTGTATATGGTGCCGACGTTGTTGTTGATCTCGGTGGCCTCGTTTGTGATCATTCAGTTGCCGCCGGGTGATTATGCGACGTCGTATGTGGCCCGGTTGGAGGCTGAGGGGCAGGCGGTGGACACCGCGCAGCTGGCGGCGTTGCGGGAGCGGTTCGGGTTGGGGGATCCGATCTGGGTGCAGTACTGGAAGTGGATCTCGGGGATCCTGCTGCATGGGGACTTCGGGTATTCGTTCGACTATGCCGCCCCCGTATCGGGGTTGTTGGCCGACCGGTTGCCGCTGACGGTGATCTTGTCGATCTCGACGTTGTTGTTCACGTGGGCGGTGGCGTTGCCGATCGGGGTGTACTCGGCGTTGAAGCAGTACTCCCCCGGTGACTACATCGTGACGACGTTGGGGTTTTTGGGGTTGGCGACTCCGAACTTCCTGCTGGCGTTGATCATGATGTGGTTCGCGTTCTCCACGTTCGGGTTGAGTGTGGGCAAGAACAACCTGCCCACGTTCCTCATCGCGATCGTCGTGTTGGGCACTGCCGGGACGGCGGGGTTGATCCGGATCTTGCGGGCGAACCTGCTCGATGAGCTGCGCAAACCGTATGTGGTCGCCGCCCGGGCTCAGGGGATGGCCGAAGGGCCGCTGCTGCTGCGCTACCCGCTGCGGGTCGCGCTGAACCCGTTCATCTCCACCATCGGATGGTTACTGCCCGGGATCATCGGCGGTGAAGTGATCGTGGCCCAGGTCGCGAACCTGAACACCATCGGCCCGCTGCTGCTGGGGGCGCTACGCAGCCAGGACATGTACCTAGCCGGGTCGATCATCCTGATCACCGCGGTGCTCACGGTGATCGGGACCCTGCTGTCGGATCTGGCCCTGGCCTGGGCCGACCCGAGAGTCCGGCTACGCACCGTGGGAGGTGCCGCATGA
- a CDS encoding ABC transporter permease, translated as MSDQTSLPVPGSSGPSQTTLGDPPDVPTKPSTARRGKSSGQATASQWRLIWRRFRKHKLAMIGLTVTGFLYLIAAFAGFLAPYTTTDLSAQHTYAPPTSLHLVDTSGGSWDWGLHYYGYFVEQDPDTLALTYTVDETAKVPVEFFAQGSTYEFWGLFTTNVHLLGPADPGTEHPMYLLGADRLGHDLLSLIIHGTRISMSVGLVGVTLAFLLGITLGGVSGFVGGKVDTIIQRIIELFMSIPTLPLWLGLAAAIPGEWGPVTRYVAITVVLSLVGWTGLAREVRGRFLSLREEDFVTAARLDGAKQPAIIFSHMLPSFTSHLIATLTLSIPAMILAETALSFLGLGLQPPTVSWGVLLQEAQNLRVIASAPWLLLPGAAVVAAVLSLNFLGDGLRDSADPYRS; from the coding sequence ATGAGCGACCAGACCAGCCTCCCGGTCCCCGGGTCGAGCGGTCCATCACAGACGACACTCGGTGACCCGCCCGACGTGCCCACCAAGCCGAGCACCGCCCGGCGCGGCAAGAGCAGCGGGCAGGCCACGGCCTCCCAGTGGCGCTTGATCTGGCGGCGGTTCCGCAAGCACAAGCTGGCGATGATCGGCCTCACGGTGACCGGGTTCCTCTACCTGATCGCCGCGTTCGCGGGGTTCCTCGCCCCGTATACGACCACCGATCTGTCGGCTCAGCACACCTACGCCCCACCCACCTCGCTGCACCTGGTCGACACCAGTGGTGGGTCGTGGGACTGGGGGTTGCACTACTACGGCTACTTCGTGGAGCAGGACCCGGACACGTTGGCCCTGACCTACACCGTCGATGAGACCGCGAAGGTGCCGGTCGAGTTCTTCGCCCAAGGATCGACGTATGAGTTCTGGGGGCTGTTCACCACCAATGTGCACCTGCTCGGCCCAGCCGACCCGGGCACGGAGCACCCGATGTATCTCCTCGGCGCGGACCGCCTCGGGCACGACTTGTTGTCGTTGATCATCCACGGCACCCGCATCTCCATGTCCGTGGGGCTGGTCGGAGTCACCCTCGCCTTCCTGTTGGGCATCACCCTCGGTGGGGTATCCGGGTTCGTCGGCGGGAAGGTCGACACGATCATCCAACGCATCATCGAGCTGTTCATGTCGATCCCCACGCTGCCGTTGTGGTTGGGCTTGGCCGCCGCGATCCCCGGCGAATGGGGGCCAGTCACCCGGTATGTCGCGATCACCGTCGTGCTCTCCCTGGTCGGCTGGACCGGACTAGCCCGAGAAGTCCGCGGCCGGTTCCTATCCCTGCGGGAAGAGGACTTCGTCACCGCTGCCCGCCTCGACGGGGCCAAACAGCCGGCGATCATCTTCTCCCACATGCTGCCCTCCTTCACCTCCCACCTGATCGCCACCCTCACGTTGTCGATCCCGGCGATGATCCTCGCCGAGACCGCGCTGTCCTTCCTCGGTCTCGGACTTCAGCCGCCGACGGTCTCCTGGGGTGTGCTGCTCCAAGAAGCACAGAACCTGCGCGTGATCGCCTCCGCCCCCTGGTTACTACTGCCCGGCGCAGCCGTCGTCGCAGCTGTGCTCTCACTGAACTTCCTCGGCGACGGCCTGCGCGACAGCGCCGACCCCTACCGATCATGA
- a CDS encoding ABC transporter ATP-binding protein: protein MTSHALSQTSNDTPAGPVTSEAVLRVEDLRTYFHTDEGVVKAADGVTFDVTRGRTTCLVGESGCGKSITARSIAGLVLPPGRIERGHAWFQPDTDADPVDLAALDPTGEQIRSIRGGDIGFVFQEPGASLSPMYTIGTQLARAIRLHQPISKAEAKEQAIEHLARVGIPSPHTRFDAYPFQLSGGMNQRAMIAIALANDPALLIADEPTTALDVTTQARILDLLANLQEETGMSMLFITHDLGVVAEIADDVSVMYLGTVAERGSVTDIFDRPQHPYTQALLESIPTITTDGTSEETSEETSDGAGDGGRLPAIPGNVPHPNQRPTGCPFHTRCQFAMPGLCDETTPHPIALDDGRLVRCHLRDPDIENLPPQVVTEPDSAESPAPAPTASPAPHEAQPSVDEGEPIMSIRDLQVHFPIKSGFFGRTTGHVHAVDGVDLTIHRGETLGLVGESGCGKTTLGRTIVRALDPTAGTITYQGDTSEVDLTSLDNRALTPYRGQIRMIFQDPFTSVNPRKTLLQIIGEPLRRLGDGQPPGAIADQVGHMLTRVGLRPEYMHRYPHAFSGGERQRVNIARALITRPRLVVADEAVSALDVSVRAQILNLLADLQQEYNLTYLFISHDLSVVEHLCDRVAVMYLGKVVEQAPTRELFTTPRHPYTEALLSAVPVPDPHRRDQRRIRLNDELPDPTNPPAGCPFHTRCPHRRDERCDDERPTLELLEPAHRTSCHYPLTPNQDGPPTRTQTGTTEQDTHA from the coding sequence ATGACTTCTCACGCCCTCAGCCAGACCAGCAATGACACACCTGCCGGCCCGGTCACCAGCGAGGCCGTGCTCAGGGTGGAGGACCTACGCACCTACTTCCACACCGATGAGGGGGTGGTCAAGGCCGCCGACGGCGTCACCTTCGACGTCACCCGAGGCCGCACGACCTGCCTGGTCGGAGAATCCGGGTGCGGCAAATCGATCACCGCACGCTCCATCGCCGGCCTCGTGCTGCCACCGGGCCGGATCGAGCGCGGTCACGCCTGGTTCCAGCCTGACACTGATGCCGACCCGGTGGATCTGGCCGCCTTGGACCCGACCGGGGAACAAATCCGCAGCATCCGCGGGGGCGACATCGGGTTCGTGTTCCAGGAACCCGGAGCCTCCCTGTCACCGATGTACACCATCGGCACCCAGCTCGCGAGAGCCATCCGGTTGCACCAACCCATCAGCAAAGCTGAGGCGAAAGAGCAGGCAATCGAGCACCTGGCCCGAGTCGGGATCCCCAGCCCACACACGAGGTTCGACGCCTACCCCTTCCAACTCTCCGGCGGCATGAACCAACGCGCCATGATCGCCATCGCCTTAGCGAACGACCCCGCGTTGCTCATCGCGGACGAACCCACCACCGCCCTGGACGTGACCACCCAAGCCCGCATCCTCGACCTCCTCGCCAACCTGCAAGAAGAGACCGGGATGTCGATGCTGTTCATCACCCACGACCTCGGCGTCGTCGCCGAAATCGCCGACGACGTCAGCGTCATGTACCTAGGCACCGTCGCCGAACGCGGCTCGGTCACCGACATCTTCGACCGCCCCCAACACCCCTACACCCAAGCCCTCCTCGAATCCATCCCCACCATCACCACCGACGGCACCAGCGAGGAGACCAGCGAGGAGACCAGCGACGGAGCCGGTGATGGGGGCCGCTTGCCGGCCATCCCGGGCAACGTCCCCCACCCCAACCAACGCCCCACCGGCTGCCCCTTCCACACCCGCTGCCAGTTCGCCATGCCCGGCCTCTGCGATGAGACCACCCCACACCCGATCGCCCTCGACGACGGGCGACTGGTCCGCTGCCACCTACGCGACCCCGACATCGAGAACCTCCCCCCGCAGGTCGTCACCGAACCCGACTCCGCCGAAAGCCCCGCACCCGCCCCGACCGCCTCACCCGCCCCACACGAGGCCCAACCCTCTGTAGATGAGGGGGAGCCGATCATGTCGATCCGGGACCTGCAGGTGCACTTCCCCATCAAGTCCGGCTTCTTCGGCCGCACCACCGGACACGTGCACGCCGTCGACGGCGTGGACCTGACCATCCACCGCGGTGAGACCCTTGGCCTCGTGGGCGAGTCCGGGTGCGGGAAAACCACCCTCGGACGCACCATCGTCCGCGCCCTGGACCCCACCGCAGGAACCATCACCTACCAAGGCGACACCAGCGAGGTGGACCTCACCAGCCTGGACAACCGCGCCCTGACCCCCTACCGGGGCCAGATCCGGATGATCTTCCAAGACCCCTTCACCTCGGTCAACCCCCGCAAAACCCTCCTCCAGATCATCGGCGAACCCCTACGCCGGCTCGGTGATGGCCAACCCCCCGGTGCGATCGCCGACCAGGTAGGTCACATGCTCACCCGGGTGGGGCTACGCCCCGAATACATGCACCGCTACCCCCACGCCTTCTCCGGCGGCGAACGCCAACGCGTCAACATCGCCCGCGCCCTGATCACCCGCCCCCGACTCGTCGTCGCCGACGAAGCCGTCTCCGCACTCGACGTCTCAGTCCGGGCCCAAATCCTCAACCTCCTCGCCGACCTCCAACAGGAATACAACCTCACCTACCTCTTCATCTCCCACGACCTGTCCGTCGTCGAACACCTCTGCGACCGCGTCGCCGTCATGTACCTCGGCAAAGTCGTCGAACAAGCCCCCACCAGGGAACTGTTCACCACCCCCCGACACCCCTACACCGAAGCCCTCCTCTCCGCGGTTCCGGTGCCAGATCCGCACCGCCGTGATCAGCGCCGGATCAGGTTGAACGACGAGCTTCCCGACCCGACCAACCCACCGGCCGGCTGCCCGTTCCACACCAGGTGCCCCCACCGCCGCGATGAACGCTGCGACGACGAACGCCCCACCCTGGAACTGCTGGAACCCGCGCATCGCACCTCCTGCCACTACCCCCTCACCCCCAACCAAGACGGCCCACCCACCAGAACACAGACCGGCACCACCGAACAGGACACACACGCATGA
- a CDS encoding glycoside hydrolase family 78 protein has translation MITPDQDFHGAPLLRVEHALESGHGDVVTATLTATGQGIFEAFVNGTPVGPDVLSPGWSSYQWRLRWRTWDITELVPDSGPVVVGAALGNGWHRGRLGFTGGRALYGDQLAFMARLDVTFADGHVQTIVTDETWRAAPSATTANDLYDGQTIDARRHQPGWNTTGFDDTTWAGVHEVAFDPTTLTAPIGPPVIRHETIRPVRIWTSPTGKTLLDFGQNLVGWTRTTITAPAGTEITIRHAEVLEHDELGTRPLRTAEATDRYITSGAQDVFEPTFTFHGFRYAEITGWPDHLTHQLTNGAIEAIVVSSDLDRTGYFECSNPDLNQLHENVLWSLRGNFLDLPTDCPQRDERLGWTGDIAVFAPTAAYLYDTQDFLADWLTDLAAEQHAQHGRVPLVVPDVFLAGPTDPARDPEKDRAVTAIWGDAAVWVPWTLYQAYGNPDILKAQYDSMTAHTRGVARCLSDTGRWDTGFQFGDWLDPDAPADQPGAGKADVGVVATACAYRTFDLMAQIAAILGHSDEPEFRVLAERALRGFQTHYVTDDGRIHSDCTTVYALAIEFGLLDDQQRHIAGERLAELVAESGYRISTGFAGTPVITAALSSTGHTETAYRLLLERKCPSWLYPVTMGATTIWERWNSMLPDGTINPGTMTSFNHYALGAVAHWLHTVVAGITPAEPGYSRIRIAPRPGGGLTWAKASLHTPHGEIRTHWHHDGDQLILETTIPEGTTAVVELPGTATATVGPGCHRFTATCLSPASMVASTPAPRGAGGGT, from the coding sequence ATGATCACCCCCGATCAGGACTTCCACGGTGCCCCCCTGCTCCGGGTAGAACACGCCCTGGAGTCCGGACACGGCGACGTGGTCACCGCGACGCTGACCGCGACCGGGCAAGGAATCTTCGAAGCCTTCGTCAACGGCACACCCGTGGGTCCAGACGTACTCTCCCCCGGCTGGTCCAGCTACCAATGGCGGCTGCGCTGGCGTACCTGGGACATCACCGAACTGGTCCCGGACTCAGGACCAGTGGTGGTCGGTGCAGCCCTGGGTAATGGGTGGCACCGCGGCAGGCTCGGGTTCACCGGCGGCCGTGCCCTCTACGGCGATCAGCTCGCCTTCATGGCCCGCCTCGACGTCACCTTCGCCGACGGGCACGTCCAGACCATCGTGACCGACGAGACTTGGCGAGCTGCACCGTCGGCCACCACCGCGAACGACCTCTACGACGGGCAGACGATCGACGCCCGCCGCCACCAACCCGGCTGGAACACCACCGGCTTCGACGACACCACCTGGGCAGGCGTGCACGAGGTCGCCTTCGACCCCACCACCCTCACCGCCCCCATCGGACCACCCGTCATCCGGCACGAGACCATCCGCCCAGTGCGGATCTGGACCTCCCCCACGGGCAAGACACTGCTGGACTTCGGGCAGAACCTCGTCGGCTGGACCCGGACCACGATCACCGCACCAGCCGGCACCGAGATCACCATCCGCCACGCCGAAGTCCTCGAACACGACGAGCTCGGCACCCGGCCACTGCGCACCGCCGAAGCCACCGACCGCTACATCACCTCCGGCGCTCAGGACGTCTTCGAACCGACCTTCACCTTCCACGGCTTCCGCTACGCCGAGATCACCGGATGGCCCGACCACCTCACCCACCAACTCACCAACGGCGCGATCGAAGCCATCGTCGTCAGCTCCGACCTGGACCGCACCGGCTACTTCGAATGCTCCAATCCCGACCTGAACCAACTCCACGAGAACGTCCTCTGGTCCCTGCGCGGCAACTTCCTCGACCTGCCCACCGACTGCCCGCAACGCGATGAACGACTCGGCTGGACCGGCGACATCGCCGTCTTCGCGCCCACCGCCGCCTACCTCTACGACACCCAGGACTTCCTCGCCGACTGGCTCACCGACCTCGCCGCCGAACAACACGCACAGCACGGTCGCGTCCCGCTGGTTGTGCCCGATGTGTTCCTCGCCGGTCCCACAGACCCGGCCCGTGACCCCGAAAAGGACCGGGCCGTCACGGCGATCTGGGGTGACGCCGCCGTCTGGGTCCCCTGGACCCTCTACCAGGCCTACGGCAACCCTGACATCCTCAAGGCCCAGTACGACTCCATGACCGCGCACACGCGCGGGGTAGCACGTTGCCTGTCGGACACGGGGCGGTGGGATACCGGCTTCCAGTTCGGTGACTGGCTCGACCCCGATGCGCCGGCCGACCAACCCGGCGCCGGAAAGGCCGATGTCGGCGTGGTGGCGACTGCGTGCGCGTACCGAACGTTCGATCTGATGGCCCAGATCGCGGCCATCCTCGGACACAGCGACGAACCCGAGTTCCGTGTCCTCGCCGAACGCGCGCTACGAGGCTTCCAGACCCACTACGTCACCGACGACGGGCGCATCCACAGCGACTGCACCACCGTCTACGCCCTGGCGATCGAGTTCGGACTCCTCGACGACCAGCAGCGCCACATCGCCGGGGAACGCCTCGCTGAACTGGTGGCCGAATCCGGGTACCGCATCTCCACCGGATTCGCCGGCACACCCGTCATCACCGCCGCCCTGAGCAGCACCGGTCACACCGAGACCGCCTACCGGCTCCTGCTCGAACGCAAGTGCCCCTCCTGGCTCTACCCCGTCACCATGGGCGCCACCACCATCTGGGAACGCTGGAACTCCATGCTCCCCGACGGCACCATCAACCCCGGCACCATGACCAGCTTCAACCACTACGCCCTCGGCGCCGTCGCCCACTGGCTGCACACCGTCGTCGCAGGCATCACCCCCGCCGAACCCGGCTACTCCCGCATCCGCATCGCCCCCAGGCCCGGCGGAGGCCTCACCTGGGCCAAAGCCAGCCTGCACACCCCCCACGGCGAGATCCGCACCCACTGGCACCACGACGGCGACCAGTTGATCCTGGAGACCACCATCCCCGAAGGCACCACCGCCGTCGTAGAACTACCCGGAACCGCCACGGCTACCGTGGGCCCAGGGTGCCATCGATTCACCGCTACGTGCCTGTCGCCCGCGTCGATGGTGGCGAGCACGCCCGCACCTCGTGGCGCCGGAGGAGGAACGTGA
- a CDS encoding arylsulfatase produces MTTPPLRRSPNIVVILADDLGYSDIGCYGSEIRTPRLDALAAAGVRMSQFYNTARCSPARASLLTGLHPHQTGIGVLTQDDGPLGYPGTLNHRCVTMAEILRDHGYATAMFGKWHLSGDVQHPNDAWPTRRGFDTFYGTLGGAASYYQPVTLTRGESVEPVPTDGFYLTSVLGDEAAAFVRRHTANQPDTPFFCYLPFTAPHWPLHAPPEAIDGYRGFYDKGWDLLRERRYRRLVAEGLISGDCPLTDRDADVTAWADTAHREWQALRMQVYAAQVELMDAAIGSVIDAITEAGQLDDTLILFLSDNGGCAEAFQPAWVDEMDRRPLAALERTSSGERVRLGNDPSIPPGPPETFTSYGKPWANLSNTPFREYKHWVHEGGIATPFIAHWPSGGLRQRIDHTPHYLPDVLPTVLDVVGATYPDRYSGRDILPLEGISMIGSWTGSEPMRQRSMFFEHEGNGAVRSGRWKLVRKYGQGWELYDLNVDRTEVHDLAAHYPDRVRTMSEAWHTWTERCGVKPWAPLHAARAARRDTAEQIRTSPLRA; encoded by the coding sequence GTGACTACACCGCCCCTACGACGGTCACCGAACATCGTCGTGATTCTCGCTGACGACCTTGGCTACTCCGACATCGGATGTTACGGATCGGAGATCCGGACACCCCGCCTGGACGCACTGGCTGCGGCCGGGGTGCGCATGTCCCAGTTCTACAACACCGCCCGTTGCTCCCCGGCGCGCGCGTCGTTGCTCACCGGTCTTCATCCGCACCAGACGGGCATCGGGGTGCTCACCCAGGACGATGGGCCGCTCGGTTATCCCGGGACGCTCAATCATCGATGCGTCACGATGGCGGAGATCCTGCGTGACCACGGCTATGCCACCGCCATGTTCGGCAAGTGGCATCTGAGCGGCGATGTTCAGCACCCCAACGACGCATGGCCCACCCGCCGTGGATTCGATACGTTCTACGGGACCCTGGGAGGCGCAGCAAGCTATTACCAGCCAGTCACCCTCACCCGAGGGGAGTCGGTCGAACCTGTGCCCACGGATGGCTTCTATCTCACGTCTGTGCTCGGCGACGAGGCGGCAGCGTTCGTCCGCCGGCACACGGCCAACCAGCCCGACACCCCCTTCTTCTGCTACCTGCCATTCACCGCACCCCACTGGCCATTGCACGCACCACCGGAGGCGATCGATGGCTATCGGGGGTTCTATGACAAGGGATGGGATCTGCTCCGCGAGCGCCGATATCGTCGCCTCGTGGCCGAAGGGCTGATCAGCGGCGACTGTCCCCTCACCGATCGCGACGCCGACGTCACCGCGTGGGCGGACACTGCCCATCGCGAATGGCAGGCGCTCCGCATGCAGGTGTACGCCGCCCAGGTGGAGCTCATGGATGCTGCGATCGGATCCGTCATCGACGCGATCACCGAAGCCGGGCAACTGGATGACACGCTGATCCTGTTCCTCTCCGACAACGGTGGGTGCGCTGAGGCGTTCCAGCCAGCCTGGGTGGACGAGATGGACCGTCGACCACTCGCCGCTCTCGAGCGGACATCCTCAGGTGAGCGTGTCCGCCTCGGAAACGACCCGTCGATCCCACCTGGACCCCCGGAGACCTTCACCTCCTATGGCAAGCCGTGGGCCAATCTCTCGAACACTCCGTTCCGGGAGTACAAGCATTGGGTCCACGAGGGAGGCATTGCGACGCCGTTCATCGCGCACTGGCCTTCGGGCGGCCTGCGACAGCGCATAGACCACACGCCACACTACCTCCCGGACGTCCTGCCCACAGTCCTTGACGTTGTGGGTGCGACGTACCCGGATCGCTATTCCGGGCGGGACATCCTTCCGCTCGAGGGGATATCGATGATCGGCTCCTGGACCGGATCGGAGCCGATGCGCCAACGCTCAATGTTCTTCGAGCATGAAGGCAACGGTGCCGTCCGCTCAGGCCGGTGGAAACTGGTGCGCAAGTACGGTCAGGGCTGGGAATTGTATGACCTGAACGTCGACCGGACAGAAGTCCATGATCTGGCCGCGCACTATCCTGATCGAGTACGCACCATGTCTGAGGCCTGGCATACCTGGACGGAACGGTGCGGCGTGAAGCCGTGGGCTCCTCTGCACGCTGCCCGAGCCGCGCGGAGGGACACGGCTGAGCAGATCCGAACGTCCCCGTTGCGCGCCTGA
- a CDS encoding sulfatase family protein → MVRPNILLLHCHDLGRFLGCYGHRTVHTPHLDALAADGVLFEQAFCTAPQCSPARASLFTGRYPHSAGVMGLTHRNFAWDLFPDERHLAQQLHENGYTTSLLGVQHESLASRTPEQMAARLGFDRAVPVVEGTGAPDRAEAVAAAACAELDRLVEVNQPFYLQVGFVEPHRLPVNHRDEPGYTGFIGDHIDPDDSLGVDVPAYIADEGESTRTELAELQGAVRYLDEAVGQVLAGLAQRNLTENTLVIFTTDHGLALPRAKCTVYDPGLEVAWIMRGPTLGWTGGARRTELVSHIDLLPTLLEVVGAEPSARVHGQSLRPLLDEADSRTPDRDAVYGEMTYHDYYDPRRCVRTRTHKLIVNFTAAPGFMDSSQSWRPRTTPRAPVRSFHPPVELYDLRVDPQEEQNLADDPEHAPVRDVLLEELHQWMRETADPLLDGAVTSPLHRMAVGALMSAGT, encoded by the coding sequence GTGGTCCGCCCGAACATTCTTCTCCTGCACTGCCACGATCTCGGTCGCTTCCTTGGCTGCTATGGCCACCGCACGGTGCACACTCCACACCTGGACGCCCTGGCCGCGGACGGTGTGCTCTTCGAACAGGCCTTCTGCACAGCGCCGCAGTGCAGCCCTGCGCGTGCCTCGTTGTTCACGGGGCGCTACCCGCACTCCGCCGGGGTGATGGGACTGACGCACCGGAACTTCGCATGGGACCTGTTCCCGGACGAACGCCACCTCGCTCAGCAGCTGCACGAGAACGGGTACACCACGTCACTGCTCGGGGTGCAGCATGAGTCCTTGGCGAGCCGGACACCGGAGCAGATGGCGGCGCGTCTCGGTTTTGATCGAGCAGTTCCCGTCGTCGAAGGAACGGGCGCGCCCGATCGTGCCGAGGCCGTCGCAGCGGCCGCATGCGCCGAGCTCGACCGCCTCGTCGAGGTCAACCAGCCGTTCTACCTGCAGGTCGGATTCGTGGAACCGCACCGGCTCCCGGTGAATCACCGCGACGAACCTGGGTACACCGGATTCATCGGTGACCACATCGACCCGGATGACTCCCTCGGTGTTGATGTGCCGGCCTATATCGCTGATGAGGGCGAGAGCACGCGTACTGAGCTGGCCGAGCTCCAGGGGGCCGTGCGCTATCTCGATGAGGCGGTCGGTCAGGTGCTTGCCGGACTCGCTCAGCGCAACCTGACCGAGAACACGCTCGTGATCTTCACGACCGATCACGGCCTCGCGCTTCCCCGGGCCAAGTGCACCGTGTACGACCCGGGCCTCGAGGTGGCGTGGATCATGCGCGGTCCCACGCTGGGTTGGACGGGTGGGGCGCGCCGCACCGAGCTCGTCTCCCACATCGATCTGCTCCCCACCCTGCTCGAGGTCGTCGGTGCCGAACCCAGCGCCCGGGTCCACGGACAGAGCCTGCGCCCGCTCCTCGATGAGGCCGACTCCCGCACGCCCGACCGCGACGCCGTCTACGGCGAGATGACCTACCACGACTACTACGACCCCCGCCGATGCGTGCGCACCCGGACGCACAAGCTGATCGTCAACTTCACCGCAGCACCGGGATTCATGGACTCCTCCCAGTCCTGGCGGCCCCGGACCACACCTCGTGCGCCGGTCCGCAGCTTCCATCCACCCGTCGAGCTGTACGACCTGAGGGTAGACCCTCAGGAAGAGCAGAACCTGGCCGACGATCCGGAGCACGCCCCGGTGCGTGACGTGCTGCTCGAGGAGCTGCACCAGTGGATGCGGGAGACCGCCGACCCGCTCCTGGACGGTGCTGTCACCAGCCCACTGCACCGGATGGCCGTCGGTGCCCTGATGAGCGCGGGGACGTAG
- a CDS encoding LacI family DNA-binding transcriptional regulator, producing MSRAVNLPTEPNHRPTSRDVARLAGVSVSTVSNVLNRPDLVTDGTRERVEHAMHELRFVRNRSARELRMGKGRTIGLLVYDISGPYSIAVARAAERHLTEAGYMVMLCSSDGQPDRERRQLLELEEHGVSGIVIGPTSHDLATVDEIRERGTPVVLLDRASPDGEHCSVAVDDVKGAEQAGRHLLALGHRRIGLVNGPHDRRQCHDRRRGLHQAVEEAGLKVDATVVEVVVPEPDAAAGEASVGEVMKGRRPPTAVMCINDRLALGVLRGLQERGIRSPEDVAVVGYDDLEFAAMLSPRLTSIRRPKEEYGRRVAELLLDEIENATTHVHQQMVFQTGLAVRESSDLPRP from the coding sequence GTGTCGCGAGCCGTGAACCTTCCCACCGAGCCGAATCACCGCCCGACCAGCCGCGACGTCGCGCGCCTGGCCGGGGTGTCCGTGAGCACTGTCTCGAACGTGCTGAACAGACCCGATCTGGTGACCGACGGCACCCGTGAACGTGTCGAGCACGCGATGCACGAGCTCCGCTTCGTCCGAAACCGCTCGGCTCGAGAGCTCCGGATGGGGAAGGGGCGGACCATCGGACTCCTCGTCTACGACATCTCCGGCCCGTACTCCATCGCTGTGGCTCGTGCCGCTGAACGGCACCTGACAGAGGCCGGATACATGGTCATGCTGTGCAGCTCAGATGGACAGCCTGACCGTGAACGACGCCAGCTGTTGGAGCTCGAGGAGCACGGCGTCAGCGGAATCGTGATCGGCCCCACCAGCCACGATCTCGCTACCGTCGACGAGATCCGTGAGCGTGGAACGCCGGTCGTGCTGCTGGACCGCGCAAGTCCGGACGGTGAGCACTGCTCGGTCGCAGTCGATGATGTCAAGGGCGCAGAGCAAGCCGGACGGCACCTCCTTGCGCTGGGTCACCGTCGGATCGGTCTGGTGAACGGGCCGCACGACCGTCGGCAATGCCACGACCGTCGCCGCGGACTGCACCAGGCTGTCGAGGAAGCAGGGCTCAAGGTCGACGCGACTGTTGTCGAGGTGGTCGTGCCGGAGCCAGACGCCGCCGCCGGGGAGGCGTCGGTCGGGGAGGTCATGAAGGGACGTCGGCCTCCAACGGCCGTCATGTGCATCAACGACCGGCTCGCGCTTGGTGTGCTTCGTGGATTGCAGGAGCGAGGCATTCGGTCGCCGGAGGATGTTGCTGTCGTGGGGTACGACGACCTCGAGTTCGCGGCCATGCTGTCACCTCGCCTGACCTCCATCCGCCGCCCGAAAGAGGAGTACGGCCGTCGAGTCGCCGAGCTGCTCCTCGATGAGATCGAGAACGCGACCACGCACGTGCATCAGCAGATGGTCTTCCAGACCGGACTGGCCGTGCGGGAGTCGAGCGATCTCCCTCGCCCCTAG